The Onychomys torridus chromosome 4, mOncTor1.1, whole genome shotgun sequence genome includes a window with the following:
- the Phyhd1 gene encoding phytanoyl-CoA dioxygenase domain-containing protein 1, giving the protein MACLSPSQLKKFQEDGFLLLEGFLTADECEAMQQRIGEIVAEMDVPLHCRTEFSTQEDEQLRTQGNTDYFLSSGDKVRFFFEKGVFDKKGNFLVPPEKSINKIGHALHAHDPVFRSVTHSPKMQALVRSLGLQLPVVVQSMYIFKQPHFGGEVSPHQDATFLYTEPLGRVLGVWIAIEDALLENGCLWFIPGSHTSGVSRRMIRASEGSGPATRFLGSEPAWDNKLFVPLPVQRGGLVLIHGEVVHKSEQNLSDRSRQAYTFHLMEAAASTVWSPENWLQPTTELPFPLLYI; this is encoded by the exons ATGGCCTGCCTGAGTCCCTCACAACTCAAGAAG TTTCAGGAGGATGGCTTTCTGCTGTTGGAAGGATTCTTGACAGCAGATGAGTGTGAGGCCATGCAACAGAGGATTGGGGAGATTGTGGCTGAGATGGATGTCCCTCTGCACTGCCGAACAGAGTTTTCCACCCAGGAAGATGAGCAGCTTCGAACTCAG GGCAACACAGACTACTTCTTGAGCAGCGGTGACAAGGTTCGATTCTTCTTTGAGAAAGGCGTTTTTGACAAGAAAG GAAATTTCTTGGTCCCTCCAGAGAAATCTATCAACAAAATCGGCCACG CTTTGCATGCTCATGACCCTGTCTTCAGGAGCGTGACACATTCTCCCAAGATGCAG GCTTTGGTCAGAAGTTTGGGCCTCCAGCTGCCAGTGGTGGTGCAGAGCATGTATATCTTTAAG CAACCTCACTTTGGCGGCGAAG TCTCCCCTCACCAAGATGCTACCTTTCTGTACACGGAGCCCTTGGGCCGCGTGCTGGGCGTGTGGATTGCGATTGAAGATGCCTTGCTGGAGAACGGCTGCCTCTGGTTCATCCCTGGCTCCCATACCA GTGGAGTGTCAAGAAGAATGATCAGAGCCTCTGAGGGCTCTGGGCCTGCCACTAGATTCCTTGGgtcagagccagcctgggataaCAAGCTCTTTGTGCCTCTGCCAGTGCAGAGAG GGGGTCTGGTCCTGATCCATGGAGAAGTGGTGCATAAGAGTGAACAGAATCTCTCCGACCGCTCGCGCCAGGCCTATACTTTCCACCTCATGGAGGCCGCTGCCAGCACTGTGTGGAGCCCAGAGAATTG GCTCCAGCCCACAACTGAGCTGCCCTTTCCACTACTCTACATTTAA
- the Dolk gene encoding dolichol kinase, giving the protein MTRQCPPSVPESGFPLSGSVLAEAAVVFAVVLSIHAAVWDRYSWCAVALAVQAFYVQYKWDRLLQQGNAVFQFRMSANSGLLPASMVMPLLGLVMKERCQTAGNPYFERFGIVVAATGMAVALFSSVLALGITRPVPTNTCAISGLAGGIIIYIMKHSLSVGEVIEVLEVLLIFVYLNMILLYLLPRCFTPGEALLVLGGISFLLNQLIKRSLTESQGDPVDFFLLVVVVGMVLMGVFFSTLFVFMDSGTWASSIFFHLMTCVLGLGVVLPWLHWLIRRNPLLWLLQFLFYTETRIYLLAYWSLLATMACMVVLYQNAKRSSSESKKHKAPTITRKYFHFIVVATYIPGIIFDRPLLYVAATVCLAVFIFLEYVRYFRIKPLGHTLRSLLSLFLDERDSGPLILTHIYLLLGMSLPIWLIPRPCTQKDSLGGARALVPYAGVLAVGVGDTVASIFGSTMGEIRWPGTKKTFEGTMTSIFAQIISVALILVFDSGVDLNHSYAWILGSISTVSLLEAYTTQIDNLLLPLYLLILLMA; this is encoded by the coding sequence ATGACCCGACAGTGCCCTCCCTCAGTCCCGGAGTCTGGGTTTCCGCTGAGCGGCTCGGTGCTGGCGGAGGCTGCAGTGGTGTTCGCGGTGGTACTGAGCATCCACGCTGCGGTGTGGGACCGATACTCCTGGTGCGCCGTGGCCCTCGCAGTCCAGGCCTTCTACGTCCAGTACAAGTGGGACCGGCTGCTCCAGCAGGGGAATGCCGTTTTCCAGTTCCGAATGTCCGCGAACAGTGGCTTGCTGCCGGCCTCCATggtcatgcctttgcttgggttGGTCATGAAGGAGCGCTGCCAGACTGCGGGGAACCCATACTTCGAGCGCTTCGGCATTGTGGTTGCAGCCACTGGCATGGCAGTGGCCCTCTTCTCCTCGGTGTTGGCACTGGGCATCACTCGCCCAGTGCCCACCAATACTTGTGCCATCTCGGGTTTGGCCGGAGGCATTATCATTTATATTATGAAGCACTCCCTCAGTGTGGGCGAGGTGATCGAGGTCCTGGAAGTCCTGCTGATATTTGTTTATCTCAACATGATCCTGCTGTACCTGCTGCCCCGATGCTTCACTCCTGGGGAAGCACTGCTGGTATTGGGTGGCATTAGCTTCCTCCTCAACCAACTCATCAAGCGCTCTCTGACTGAAAGCCAAGGGGACCCAGTGGACTTCTtcctgctggtggtggtggtagggatgGTGCTCATGGGTGTCTTCTTCAGCACCCTCTTTGTCTTCATGGACTCAGGCACGTGGGCTTCTTCCATCTTCTTCCACCTCATGACCTGTGTGCTAGGCCTGGGTGTGGTTCTGCCCTGGCTGCACTGGCTCATTCGTAGGAACCCCCTGCTCTGGCTTCTTCAGTTCCTCTTCTACACAGAAACTCGAATCTACCTCCTAGCCTATTGGTCTTTGCTGGCCACCATGGCCTGCATGGTGGTGCTGTACCAGAATGCTAAGCGGTCATCTTCTGAGTCCAAGAAGCACAAGGCTcctaccattacaagaaaatacTTCCACTTCATTGTGGTAGCCACTTACATCCCAGGTATCATCTTTGACCGGCCACTGCTATATGTGGCTGCCACTGTATGTCTGGCAGTCTTCATCTTCCTGGAGTATGTGCGCTATTTCCGAATCAAGCCCTTGGGTCACACTCTGCGGAGCCTCCTGTCCCTCTTCCTGGACGAACGGGACAGTGGACCCCTTATCCTAACACACATCTACCTGCTTCTGGGCATGTCTCTTCCCATTTGGCTGATTCCCAGGCCCTGTACACAGAAGGACAGCCTGGGAGGAGCGAGAGCCCTGGTCCCCTATGCTGGGGTCCTGGCTGTGGGTGTGGGTGATACTGTGGCCTCCATATTTGGCAGCACCATGGGGGAGATCCGCTGGCCAGGAACTAAGAAAACATTTGAGGGGACTATGACATCTATATTCGCACAAATCATCTCTGTAGCTCTGATCTTAGTCTTTGACAGTGGAGTGGACCTGAACCACAGTTATGCTTGGATTTTGGGGTCCATCAGCACTGTATCCCTCCTGGAAGCATACACTACTCAGATAGACAATCTCCTTTTGCCTCTCTACCTGCTAATATTGCTGATGGCCTAG
- the Lrrc8a gene encoding volume-regulated anion channel subunit LRRC8A: MIPVTELRYFADTQPAYRILKPWWDVFTDYISIVMLMIAVFGGTLQVTQDKMICLPCKWVTKDSCNDSFRGWAASSPEPTYPNSTVLPTTDIGPTGIKYDLDRHQYNYVDAVCYENRLHWFAKYFPYLVLLHTLIFLACSNFWFKFPRTSSKLEHFVSILLKCFDSPWTTRALSETVVEESDPKPAFSKMNGSMDKKSSTVSEDVEATVPMLQRTKSRIEQGIVDRSETGVLDKKEGEQAKALFEKVKKFRTHVEEGDIVYRLYMRQTIIKVIKFVLIICYTVYYVHNIKFDVDCTVDIESLTGYRTYRCAHPLATLFKILASFYISLVIFYGLICMYTLWWMLRRSLKKYSFESIREESSYSDIPDVKNDFAFMLHLIDQYDPLYSKRFAVFLSEVSENKLRQLNLNNEWTLDKLRQRLTKNAQDKLELHLFMLSGIPDTVFDLVELEVLKLELIPDVTIPPSIAQLTGLKELWLYHTAAKIEAPALAFLRENLRALHIKFTDIKEIPLWIYSLKTLEELHLTGNLSAENNRYIVIDGLRELKRLKVLRLKSNLSKLPQVVTDVGVHLQKLSINNEGTKLIVLNSLKKMVNLTELELIRCDLERIPHSIFSLHNLQEIDLKDNNLKTIEEIISFQHLHRLTCLKLWYNHIAYIPIQIGNLTNLERLYLNRNKIEKIPTQLFYCRKLRYLDLSHNNLTFLPADIGLLQNLQNLAVTANRIEALPPELFQCRKLRALHLGNNVLQSLPSRVGELTNLTQIELRGNRLECLPVELGECPLLKRSGLVVEEDLFSTLPPEVKERLWRADKEQA; this comes from the exons ATGATCCCGGTGACAGAGCTCCGCTACTTTGCGGACACGCAGCCAGCATACCGGATCCTAAAGCCATGGTGGGATGTGTTCACTGACTACATTTCCATCGTCATGCTGATGATTGCTGTCTTTGGGGGGACATTGCAAGTCACCCAGGACAAGATGATCTGCCTGCCATGTAAGTGGGTCACCAAAGACTCCTGCAATGACTCCTTCCGGGGCTGGGCAGCCTCCAGCCCCGAGCCCACCTACCCCAACTCCACAGTGCTGCCGACCACCGACATAGGCCCCACAGGTATAAAGTATGACCTAGACCGCCACCAGTACAACTACGTAGACGCCGTGTGCTACGAGAACCGTCTGCACTGGTTCGCCAAGTACTTCCCCTACCTCGTGCTCCTGCACACCCTCATCTTCCTGGCCTGCAGCAACTTCTGGTTCAAGTTCCCACGCACCAGCTCCAAGTTGGAGCACTTTGTGTCTATCCTGCTCAAGTGCTTCGATTCGCCGTGGACCACAAGGGCCCTGTCAGAGACAGTGGTGGAGGAGAGTGACCCCAAGCCAGCCTTCAGCAAGATGAATGGTTCCATGGACAAGAAGTCGTCGACAGTCAGCGAGGACGTGGAGGCCACTGTGCCCATGCTGCAGCGGACCAAGTCACGGATCGAGCAGGGCATCGTGGACCGCTCAGAGACAGGCGTGCTGGACAAGAAGGAAGGGGAGCAGGCAAAGGCTCTGTTTGAGAAGGTGAAGAAGTTTCGGACTCACGTGGAGGAGGGGGACATCGTGTACCGCCTCTACATGCGGCAGACCATCATCAAGGTGATCAAGTTCGTCCTCATCATCTGCTACACTGTCTACTATGTGCACAACATCAAGTTCGATGTGGACTGCACCGTGGACATCGAGAGCCTGACAGGTTACCGCACCTACCGCTGTGCCCACCCTCTGGCCACGCTCTTCAAGATCTTGGCGTCCTTCTACATCAGCTTGGTCATCTTCTACGGGCTCATCTGCATGTACACACTGTGGTGGATGCTGCGGCGTTCCCTCAAGAAGTACTCGTTTGAGTCGATCCGAGAGGAGAGCAGCTACAGCGACATCCCGGATGTCAAGAACGACTTTGCTTTCATGCTGCACCTCATCGACCAATACGACCCGCTTTACTCGAAGCGCTTTGCCGTCTTCCTGTCTGAAGTGAGTGAGAACAAGCTGCGGCAGCTGAACCTCAACAATGAGTGGACGCTGGACAAGCTGCGCCAGCGTCTCACCAAGAACGCCCAGGACAAGCTGGAGCTGCACCTCTTCATGCTGAGTGGCATCCCCGACACTGTGTTCGACCTGGTCGAGCTGGAGGTCCTGAAGCTGGAGCTGATCCCTGATGTGACCATCCCGCCCAGCATCGCCCAGCTCACAGGCCTTAAGGAGCTGTGGCTCTACCACACAGCAGCCAAGATCGAGGCTCCTGCTCTGGCCTTCCTGCGTGAGAACCTGCGGGCACTGCACATCAAGTTCACCGACATCAAGGAGATCCCCCTGTGGATCTACAGCCTGAAGACGCTGGAGGAGCTGCACCTGACGGGTAACCTGAGTGCCGAGAACAACCGCTATATCGTCATTGATGGGCTCCGGGAGCTCAAGCGCCTCAAGGTGCTGCGGCTCAAAAGCAACCTGAGCAAGCTCCCGCAGGTGGTCACGGATGTGGGCGTGCACCTGCAGAAGCTTTCCATCAACAACGAGGGCACCAAGCTCATCGTCCTCAACAGCCTCAAGAAGATGGTGAACCTGACGGAGCTGGAGCTGATCCGCTGTGACCTAGAGCGCATCCCTCACTCCATCTTCAGCCTCCACAACCTGCAGGAGATCGACCTCAAGGACAACAACCTCAAGACCATCGAGGAGATCATCAGCTTCCAGCATCTGCACCGCCTCACCTGCCTTAAGCTGTGGTATAACCACATTGCCTACATCCCCATCCAGATCGGCAACCTCACCAACCTCGAGCGCCTCTACCTGAACCGCAACAAGATCGAGAAGATTCCCACCCAGCTCTTCTACTGCCGCAAGCTGCGCTACCTGGACCTCAGCCACAACAACCTGACCTTCCTTCCCGCTGACATCGGCCTCCTGCAGAACCTCCAGAACCTGGCTGTCACAGCCAATAGG ATCGAGGCACTCCCCCCGGAGCTCTTCCAGTGCCGGAAGCTGCGGGCCCTGCACCTGGGCAACAATGTACTGCAGTCACTGCCCTCGAGAGTGGGCGAGCTGACCAACCTGACGCAGATCGAGCTTCGGGGCAACCGGTTGGAATGCCTACCTGTGGAGCTGGGCGAGTGCCCGCTGCTCAAACGCAGTGGGCTAGTGGTGGAGGAGGACTTGTTCAGCACGCTGCCGCCCGAGGTGAAGGAACGGCTCTGGAGAGCTGACAAGGAGCAGGCCTGA